A genomic stretch from Candidatus Brocadiaceae bacterium includes:
- a CDS encoding MarC family protein: MRISFFLVIAIVATVFSLILPAFAQTTSGNQTQAIAIASDSKQTKYILGLPEIFTFFIFMLGPIKVLVPFVRMTRGTETGFRRKLALRAALISTIASLGAAFIGRYILNAWHVSLSALLLTLGIILFLVALRMVMQMYSHTSQDEGASCTPSLTMAASPLSFPTIVTPHGVAILIILMVTAQDTARQIGIIGVLLAVMALNLLTMLFAQKIMKCIGIITLQILGSILGVLQVALGAEIILRALLQLGIIVSQGE, from the coding sequence ATGCGAATATCTTTTTTCCTTGTAATTGCAATTGTAGCAACCGTTTTCAGCCTGATACTTCCGGCGTTTGCTCAAACAACTTCGGGTAATCAGACCCAGGCAATAGCAATAGCCTCAGATTCCAAACAGACAAAATATATCCTGGGTCTTCCGGAGATATTTACCTTTTTTATATTCATGCTGGGACCAATCAAGGTGTTGGTTCCCTTTGTCAGGATGACCAGAGGCACCGAAACAGGTTTTCGGCGTAAACTTGCGCTCAGGGCGGCCCTTATCTCTACCATTGCCTCTCTTGGTGCCGCTTTTATAGGGAGGTATATCCTGAATGCCTGGCATGTCTCACTTTCTGCCTTGCTGCTCACTCTGGGAATCATTCTTTTTCTGGTGGCGTTACGCATGGTCATGCAGATGTATTCACACACCTCACAGGACGAAGGTGCGTCATGTACTCCGTCATTGACTATGGCGGCTTCTCCTCTCTCGTTTCCGACAATTGTTACCCCTCATGGAGTCGCCATTCTTATCATACTTATGGTTACAGCGCAGGATACCGCACGGCAGATCGGGATTATCGGTGTGCTGCTGGCAGTCATGGCACTGAACCTCCTGACAATGTTGTTTGCCCAAAAGATCATGAAATGTATCGGCATTATCACCTTACAAATCCTCGGTAGTATCCTTGGGGTATTGCAGGTGGCGCTTGGAGCAGAGATCATTCTCCGTGCATTGCTACAATTGGGAATTATTGTTTCTCAGGGAGAATGA